One Thioclava sp. ES.031 genomic window, CACGCCCTGCAGGATCTCCAGCACCTCGTAATAGAGAAACCCGCCATGGCTCGGCGTCCCGGTGCCGGGCGCGATCGAGGGATCGAACCCGTCGATATCGATCGTGACATAGATCCGCGCGCCGTCCGGGATACGGGCCAGCACGCCCTCGGCCCCCAGCTTGCGGACCTGCCGCACGCTCAGGAAATCGTCGCCCATCGCGCGGGCGGCGTCATAGCCCTCCTTCGAGGTCGAGGAGACGTTGCGAATGCCGAGCGCGGTGATCCCCGAGACATACCCTTTCTCGGCGGCGCGGCGCATCGGGTTGCCGTGCCCTTGGGTGACGCCGTGCCGCTCGTCCACGAAATCGAGATGGGCGTCGATCTGCAGGATATGGATCGGGCCCTTCTCAGCGCAATCGGCCTCGAAGGCGCGGATGCAGGGGATATTGATCGAGTGATCGCCGCCGATCACCACCGGCAGCGCTCCCGCCTTCAGCATCGCCCGCACGCCGGTCTCGATATTGGCATGGCTCTTTACCGTGTCGGTATGGACGATGTCGGCATCGCCGATATCGACGATCGTGACCTCCGGCCCGAGATAGGTCGCGTCATCCTCGTGATCGTAAGCCCCGGCATGGCCGAAGGAGAACAGGGTCGAGGCCTCGCGCACCGCCCGCGGCCCGAACCGCGCGCCGGGGCGGAACTGCGTGCCGAAATCGAAGGGCGCGCCCATCACCGCCACATCGGCCTCGATCGCATCCCAATCGGCCACGTAAGCGCGCTTGCCGAAAGTGGAAATCCCCACGAAGGGCAGGTTCAGCCGCCCCGATTCATATCCATGTCCCGCCATCTTGCCTCCTGACACCCTGTCGCACCTCGGACAGCTTTTCGCCGCGCGCGAAATATTGCAAGCTTCTGCGCGACCGAAACGATTTTCCGATTGCCCGAGGAGAGCGCATGTCCTTCGCCCCGCCCAAGATGACGCCCAAGGGCCTGTTTCGCCGCACCCCGCCCGCGATGTTCCCGCCCGTGCTGGGGCTGATGGGCCTCGGGATCGCGTGGCGGCGCGGCGTCGGGCAATTCGCGCTGCCGCCCGATCTGGCGGAGCTGTTTCTGGGCGCGGTGACGCTGCTCGCGCTGTTCACGCTGATAGCCTATGGCGCGAAGGTGGTGCGGCGTCCGGGCGTGGTGTTCGAGGATCTGCGCGTGCTGCCCGGGCGCGCGGGGCTCGCCGCGGGAACGCTGACGATCTACCTGATTGCGGCTTCGCTTGCGCCTTATGGCGGGCTGGCAGCGATCGTCTTCTGGCTGGGCGTGGTCGTCCATCTGGGGCTGATTGCGGCGGTGATTTACACGCTCGCAACCGGCCCGGCGGAGCAGCGCCGCGTCAATCCGACATGGCAGCTGACCTTCTCGGGCTGGATCGTCGGCGCAGTGGCGGGGGTGATCCTCGGGCTCGATACGGTGGCGCTGGTGATGTTCTGGGTCGCGATGCTGTCGGCGGTCGTGATCTGGATGATCTCGCTGCAGCAATTCTCGCGCGAGCGCGTGCCTGCGCCGCTGCGCCCGCTGCTCGCCATTCACCTTGCGCCGGCCGCTCTGATCGGCACCGTGGCGAGCGCGTTCGGCGCGATGGGGATCGCGCAGGCGATGGCGATCCTCGCGGCGGCTTTCCTTCTGGCGCTGGTCGTGTCGATACGCTGGCTGCTCGCGGGGGGCTTCTCGCCGCTCTGGGGGGCGTTCACATTCCCGGCAGCGGCGACGGCGGGGTGCTGGCTTGCGCTTGGCGGAGTCTGGGCGCTGCCCGGCGCGCTGATGCTGACGGCGGCGACGCTGATCGTGGTGCCGATCGCGCTGAAAGTGCTGCAGCTTTGGGCGAAGGGTCAGCTTGCGATGAAGACCAACGCCGCGATTGCGTGAGGCGAGAGGGCGGCGCCCGAGCTTCGGGTGGGCGCTTTGCTCCATTGTGGCCGGGCGTTTTATCCTGCAAGCCCGTAAGTCGGATGTGCCTGCGCTGACATCGCCAATGCGCCCTCCCGGGGGGAGGGTCGGGCGCGGCCCGGGGCTGGTCGCCCCGCGCCACCGTAGGAGGCTGACACGATGGCGCTATACCCCTCGTTTGCGCACAGCGCCCTGTGCTCGCGTCCGCGAGGGGTTGCCTTCGCGTCCATTGCGTGAAACAGCAAACTGCCAAACGCATCTGGACACTGGAGACCCCCCATGCAGATTCGCGAGGCGCTCACCTTCGACGACGTTCTTCTTCTTCCCGCAGCCTCTTCGGTGCTTCCTGCAACCGCAGATGTCTCGACCCAGGTGACGAAGAAAATCCGGCTCAACATCCCGCTTCTGTCCTCCGCAATGGACACCGTCACCGAGGCGCGCATGGCGATCGCGATGGCGCAGGCGGGCGGCGTGGGCGTGATCCACAAGAACCTCACCGTCGAGCAGCAGGCCGACGAGGTCCGCCGCGTGAAGCGCTTCGAGAGCGGCATCGTCTACAACCCGATCACGCTGCGCCCCGACCAGACGCTCGCGGATGCGAAGGCTCTGACCGAGCGCTATGGTTTCTCCGGCTTCCCGGTCGTCGATGAAAACCGCCGCGTCGTGGGCATCGTGACCAACCGCGACATGCGGTTCGCCCAGAAGGACGAGACCCCGGTTTCGGTGATGATGACCACCGACCGTCTCGCGATCCTGCAAGAGCCCGCCGACCGCGCCCAAGCCATCGCGATGATGCGCGAGCGCCGGATCGAGAAGCTGCTGGTGACCGATGACGAAGGCAAGCTGACGGGCCTCCTGACGCTGCGCGACACCGAGCAGGCCGTTCTCAACCCGACCGCCTGCAAGGACGATCTGGGCCGCCTGCGCGTGGCCGCTGCGACCTCCGTGGGCGATGCGGGCTTCGAGCGCTCCGAGGCGCTGATCGACGCGGGCTGCGATATCGTGGTGGTCGACACGGCACACGGTCACAGCCAGGGCGTGATCGACGCGGTGAAGCGCATCAAGCAATTGTCGAGCGACGTGCAGGTGATCGCGGGCAACGTGGCCACCGCCGACGCCACCAAGGCGCTGATCGACGTGGGTGCCGACGCGGTGAAATGCGGCATCGGCCCGGGCTCGATCTGCACGACGCGGATGGTCGCGGGCGT contains:
- the speB gene encoding agmatinase; the encoded protein is MAGHGYESGRLNLPFVGISTFGKRAYVADWDAIEADVAVMGAPFDFGTQFRPGARFGPRAVREASTLFSFGHAGAYDHEDDATYLGPEVTIVDIGDADIVHTDTVKSHANIETGVRAMLKAGALPVVIGGDHSINIPCIRAFEADCAEKGPIHILQIDAHLDFVDERHGVTQGHGNPMRRAAEKGYVSGITALGIRNVSSTSKEGYDAARAMGDDFLSVRQVRKLGAEGVLARIPDGARIYVTIDIDGFDPSIAPGTGTPSHGGFLYYEVLEILQGVAKRHEVVGIDLVEVAPDYDPTGSTPILAAQVLLNFLGFIFHARQSGGAPAAG
- the guaB gene encoding IMP dehydrogenase, giving the protein MQIREALTFDDVLLLPAASSVLPATADVSTQVTKKIRLNIPLLSSAMDTVTEARMAIAMAQAGGVGVIHKNLTVEQQADEVRRVKRFESGIVYNPITLRPDQTLADAKALTERYGFSGFPVVDENRRVVGIVTNRDMRFAQKDETPVSVMMTTDRLAILQEPADRAQAIAMMRERRIEKLLVTDDEGKLTGLLTLRDTEQAVLNPTACKDDLGRLRVAAATSVGDAGFERSEALIDAGCDIVVVDTAHGHSQGVIDAVKRIKQLSSDVQVIAGNVATADATKALIDVGADAVKCGIGPGSICTTRMVAGVGVPQLTAIMDCVAAAGDVPIIADGGIKFSGDFAKAIAAGASCAMVGSMIAGTDESPGEVILYQGRSFKSYRGMGSLGAMARGSADRYFQKDAANDKLVPEGIEGQVPYKGPAGAVVHQLVGGLRAAMGYTGSATVAEMRTNCNFVRITGAGLKESHVHDVAITRESPNYRIG
- a CDS encoding tellurium resistance protein, whose translation is MSFAPPKMTPKGLFRRTPPAMFPPVLGLMGLGIAWRRGVGQFALPPDLAELFLGAVTLLALFTLIAYGAKVVRRPGVVFEDLRVLPGRAGLAAGTLTIYLIAASLAPYGGLAAIVFWLGVVVHLGLIAAVIYTLATGPAEQRRVNPTWQLTFSGWIVGAVAGVILGLDTVALVMFWVAMLSAVVIWMISLQQFSRERVPAPLRPLLAIHLAPAALIGTVASAFGAMGIAQAMAILAAAFLLALVVSIRWLLAGGFSPLWGAFTFPAAATAGCWLALGGVWALPGALMLTAATLIVVPIALKVLQLWAKGQLAMKTNAAIA